A region of Chitinophaga flava DNA encodes the following proteins:
- a CDS encoding aminotransferase class V-fold PLP-dependent enzyme, with the protein MSEKKPLVYLNTAACGLIPESIMQAGFSWYSSFTSNGSTSSERWRNELQASIKADAAALLNTDPKNVALIPNFSFAMNAVVQSLKGNEKVLLYRKDYPSLYIPFVINNFDITWIDDEDGFFIDQDKISTIIKEKKINIVAISHVQYQSGFKANLAQLGNICRDNNAVFIVDATQSLGAMETNMSALPVDVLIASNYKWMNAGYGNGLLYMNESFLQTHPPKISGNNSQTFLFTDDGYINDVSINNYEPGSLDMFGFMIMQASLAEKNKTGIPQIAQHNFGLAQKLLSGLASLPVRVIGGQTLENRSSIIVVEEPGGLHTWLSQNNIITTLRNGLIRISAHYYNTEDDITAILHCISDWSKQ; encoded by the coding sequence ATGTCAGAGAAAAAGCCTTTAGTTTACCTGAATACTGCCGCCTGCGGCCTGATCCCTGAGTCCATTATGCAGGCAGGGTTCAGTTGGTACAGTAGTTTCACCTCCAACGGATCAACATCGAGCGAACGGTGGCGCAATGAGCTGCAAGCGTCCATCAAGGCTGATGCCGCTGCTTTATTGAACACCGATCCCAAAAACGTTGCGCTCATTCCCAATTTTTCATTTGCGATGAATGCAGTCGTCCAGTCGCTGAAAGGCAATGAAAAAGTGCTTTTATACCGCAAAGATTATCCTTCATTATACATTCCTTTTGTGATCAATAATTTTGATATTACCTGGATAGATGATGAAGATGGATTTTTTATTGATCAGGATAAGATCAGCACTATTATCAAAGAGAAAAAAATAAATATCGTTGCAATCAGCCATGTACAGTACCAGAGCGGATTCAAGGCTAATCTGGCGCAATTGGGGAATATTTGCCGCGATAACAATGCAGTGTTCATCGTAGATGCTACGCAGAGCCTCGGCGCCATGGAAACAAATATGTCTGCACTACCTGTGGATGTACTCATCGCCAGCAACTATAAATGGATGAACGCAGGATACGGAAACGGCCTGCTGTATATGAACGAATCCTTTTTACAAACCCATCCCCCTAAAATTAGTGGCAACAACAGCCAGACGTTCCTGTTCACCGACGATGGATATATTAATGACGTGTCAATTAATAACTACGAGCCTGGCAGTCTGGATATGTTTGGTTTTATGATCATGCAGGCATCACTGGCAGAAAAAAACAAAACCGGCATACCACAGATAGCGCAACATAACTTCGGGCTAGCGCAAAAACTGTTATCCGGACTGGCATCGTTGCCTGTCCGTGTCATCGGCGGACAGACGCTGGAAAACAGAAGCTCCATTATCGTTGTGGAAGAACCCGGCGGATTACATACATGGCTCTCGCAAAACAATATCATCACCACTTTACGAAATGGATTGATCCGTATCAGTGCTCATTATTATAATACAGAGGACGATATAACCGCCATACTACATTGTATCAGTGATTGGAGCAAACAATGA
- a CDS encoding SpoIID/LytB domain-containing protein has protein sequence MKKQFLMITLAGWAIVSSCAKRDNSSSPVKPENGQTTRIEFAVTDGTTGFAIPNATINVKAPDGKESQLTAGKNGAASFLAVNGKFTFTVNGQGYNQLETYFSTGEDSVIYAHVNMDPANQAAAITGRDAGTTNMITISGYLSDADEHAPLADVELDLGAYKARTDGKGYFSTSFPVDPGKSTPDVKPENITLSAAKAGYATHVLKNFYLVPGSYTFKIQLRSTSSSSPSSNMRAANEDVEYLRQGLFDRTASEAQQREATAVAAENNTNALGKAAAALALPASIRVGLSCSCLTCSSVQVMSLESYTESGLDNEWISSWKAASLQAGAVAYRSYGAWHALHPIRSNYDISSTPCSQAWGSETASSTINAARATAGISLYQNGAIFRSEYSAENNNAGCGDGYSGTGSSWPCISDARCAGRATNGHGRGMCQWGSSFWASDKDFRWILDHYYSPGGVVAQ, from the coding sequence ATGAAAAAACAATTTCTTATGATTACCCTGGCCGGATGGGCCATTGTAAGCTCTTGCGCCAAACGGGACAATAGCAGCAGCCCAGTTAAACCGGAGAACGGCCAGACTACCCGTATTGAATTCGCTGTCACAGACGGTACTACCGGCTTCGCCATCCCGAATGCCACTATCAATGTTAAAGCACCTGACGGAAAAGAAAGCCAGCTGACAGCCGGGAAGAACGGAGCAGCTTCATTTCTGGCCGTCAACGGAAAATTTACCTTCACCGTAAACGGACAAGGTTATAATCAACTGGAGACCTACTTCTCAACAGGAGAAGACTCCGTTATCTATGCGCATGTTAACATGGACCCCGCAAACCAGGCCGCAGCCATAACAGGCAGGGATGCAGGTACTACCAACATGATCACCATCAGCGGATACCTAAGCGATGCTGATGAACATGCACCACTGGCAGATGTGGAACTGGACCTCGGCGCATATAAGGCCAGGACAGATGGTAAAGGTTATTTCTCCACCAGCTTCCCGGTTGATCCGGGTAAAAGCACCCCTGATGTTAAACCGGAAAACATCACCCTCAGTGCTGCTAAAGCTGGCTATGCAACACATGTACTGAAAAACTTTTATCTCGTACCGGGATCTTACACCTTTAAAATACAGCTCCGCAGCACCAGCTCTTCTTCACCATCCTCCAATATGAGAGCAGCGAATGAAGACGTGGAATACCTGCGCCAAGGGCTGTTTGACAGAACAGCCAGCGAAGCCCAGCAAAGAGAAGCAACTGCCGTAGCCGCCGAAAACAATACCAATGCATTAGGCAAAGCTGCCGCTGCTTTGGCTTTGCCCGCCAGTATCCGTGTAGGGCTTAGCTGCTCCTGCCTTACCTGCAGCTCTGTACAGGTAATGAGCCTCGAATCCTATACAGAATCCGGCCTCGACAACGAATGGATTTCCAGCTGGAAAGCTGCCTCACTGCAAGCTGGCGCTGTAGCATATCGTTCTTATGGCGCATGGCATGCACTGCACCCTATAAGAAGCAACTACGATATCTCCAGCACTCCATGCTCACAAGCCTGGGGCAGCGAGACAGCCAGTTCCACCATCAATGCAGCCAGAGCAACAGCCGGCATCTCTTTGTATCAAAACGGAGCAATCTTCAGATCAGAATATTCTGCAGAAAACAATAATGCAGGTTGTGGCGACGGATACAGCGGCACAGGCAGCTCCTGGCCTTGTATTTCAGATGCACGATGCGCAGGCCGCGCTACCAACGGTCATGGAAGAGGTATGTGCCAATGGGGTTCCAGCTTCTGGGCAAGCGATAAAGACTTCCGCTGGATACTGGATCACTATTACAGCCCAGGTGGCGTGGTAGCACAGTAA
- a CDS encoding lipase family protein: MEPKTSAQSTNGAQPADAKVAVQLCSLTLDPTLVNDIGTLMPGWKVVWNGKPTLDDNYAYIAFNASEKKYALVIRGSVFNGFNSWETFANWILEDLNAIVMVGWPYANTKKPLIAAGAYIAFTNMLLMEDSLGSGKSIGEYLLANATGTGKQLIITGHSLGGNIANVYTSYYVQKLKENNLSTSNVSLFTFAAPASGNLDFALDLDNKLPSAWHYENQNDMVPKFPVFTGLLYTSNTFSPKTPDANKITVTFNPKTITLNGPNLTLHDAYVAIAGIFAKNGYVQPIKNNYIIFPTDLNPNLTENSIVDWLGQVGPQHGLNYYAGFLGAPLPVKVSQPASAQAVI; encoded by the coding sequence ATGGAACCCAAAACTTCCGCCCAATCCACTAACGGAGCACAACCCGCAGATGCAAAAGTTGCAGTACAGCTTTGTTCATTGACGCTCGACCCAACACTTGTTAATGACATTGGTACACTCATGCCTGGCTGGAAGGTAGTCTGGAACGGCAAGCCGACTCTTGATGACAACTACGCATATATTGCGTTTAATGCTTCCGAAAAAAAATATGCGCTGGTCATCCGTGGCTCAGTTTTCAACGGTTTTAATAGCTGGGAAACCTTTGCAAACTGGATCCTGGAAGACCTGAATGCGATTGTAATGGTAGGTTGGCCTTATGCCAATACTAAAAAGCCCCTTATTGCCGCAGGAGCTTATATTGCTTTCACGAATATGCTCCTCATGGAAGATTCACTGGGCTCTGGTAAGTCTATTGGCGAGTATCTGTTAGCCAATGCGACCGGCACCGGCAAACAGCTGATCATTACAGGACATAGCCTTGGCGGCAATATCGCAAACGTATATACCTCGTATTATGTACAGAAACTGAAGGAGAATAATCTTTCCACCTCCAATGTTTCTCTTTTCACCTTTGCGGCCCCCGCTTCCGGAAATCTTGATTTTGCACTGGACCTGGATAACAAGCTGCCTTCAGCATGGCATTACGAGAATCAAAATGATATGGTCCCGAAATTTCCTGTTTTTACCGGGCTTCTGTATACCAGCAATACGTTTTCCCCAAAAACTCCGGATGCCAATAAGATTACGGTTACCTTTAATCCCAAAACGATTACCCTCAACGGCCCGAATCTTACACTGCATGATGCTTATGTGGCGATTGCAGGCATATTCGCAAAGAATGGTTACGTGCAGCCAATAAAGAATAATTATATCATCTTTCCGACAGACCTGAATCCTAATCTTACAGAGAATAGCATCGTAGATTGGCTTGGTCAGGTAGGCCCTCAGCATGGGCTTAACTACTACGCCGGCTTCCTCGGTGCACCACTGCCGGTAAAAGTTAGCCAGCCAGCATCAGCGCAGGCGGTTATTTGA
- a CDS encoding Crp/Fnr family transcriptional regulator yields the protein MEFDQILNNISRYVLLTKEETDEFCSLLTVRRLKQKEYLLREGEICIYENYVNKGCLRTFSLDKAGTETNFYFAIENWWISDIHSRTYRVPSLCNIVAIEDTEVVQIAQTSLEQFLDKVPKLEHFFRILYQHSIAGHQLRLLQLLRLTAEERYLDFREKYPEFDKRIPQKQIASYLGLTPEFFSTVRTKVLRRS from the coding sequence ATGGAATTCGATCAAATCCTTAACAACATCAGTAGATATGTACTTCTTACCAAAGAAGAAACAGATGAATTTTGTTCGTTGTTAACGGTGAGGCGGCTGAAACAGAAAGAATATCTGCTTCGTGAAGGAGAGATATGTATCTACGAGAATTATGTCAACAAAGGTTGTTTAAGGACCTTTAGTTTGGACAAAGCAGGGACGGAAACAAATTTCTATTTTGCCATAGAGAATTGGTGGATATCAGATATACACAGCCGGACTTATCGGGTCCCTTCTCTGTGTAATATTGTTGCGATTGAAGATACTGAAGTGGTACAGATAGCTCAAACCAGCCTGGAGCAGTTTCTGGACAAGGTTCCTAAGCTTGAACACTTTTTCCGCATATTATATCAACATTCAATAGCGGGACATCAATTAAGGCTATTACAATTGCTGCGGCTGACAGCTGAAGAACGCTATCTCGATTTCAGAGAGAAATATCCGGAGTTTGACAAACGGATTCCTCAAAAACAAATTGCATCATACCTGGGCCTTACTCCGGAATTTTTCAGTACGGTTAGAACAAAGGTTCTAAGAAGAAGTTGA
- a CDS encoding isochorismatase family protein: protein MANIINNKLTADNSLVMLIDHQPGLIMNVKSMEPLALKNNLLAFANAIKTLNIPTILTFQGLGGFGPISPDLVRIFPESKPVNRTIINSWEDPAIRKQIEASGKKNIILAGVSVEVCLAFPALSIQEAGYQVYAVMDISGTWSKDIQDWALTRMVQKGIIPVNFTAVLMEILGDNARPEASAIYGALSTSWGLPTFIAEYSQQ from the coding sequence ATGGCAAACATCATTAATAATAAGCTCACCGCCGACAATTCGCTGGTGATGCTGATCGACCACCAACCGGGGCTGATAATGAATGTAAAAAGCATGGAGCCCCTGGCATTAAAGAATAATCTCCTGGCTTTTGCCAATGCAATCAAAACACTGAATATACCAACCATTCTAACTTTTCAGGGATTAGGTGGCTTTGGTCCTATTTCGCCTGACCTTGTCAGGATATTTCCGGAAAGTAAACCCGTAAACCGAACTATCATCAATTCCTGGGAAGATCCTGCTATCAGGAAACAGATTGAAGCATCCGGCAAAAAGAATATTATACTTGCAGGCGTTAGCGTAGAAGTTTGTCTGGCCTTCCCTGCACTATCCATCCAGGAAGCAGGATATCAGGTTTATGCAGTAATGGATATTTCCGGCACATGGAGTAAGGATATCCAGGACTGGGCGCTTACCCGAATGGTTCAAAAAGGTATTATCCCCGTCAACTTCACAGCAGTACTAATGGAAATACTTGGAGATAATGCACGACCTGAAGCATCAGCTATTTATGGAGCCCTGAGCACCAGTTGGGGACTTCCGACTTTTATCGCAGAATATTCCCAACAATAA
- a CDS encoding alpha/beta hydrolase: protein MKNLLKKAKRNCLVFILILCVSFLGAVSIQAQQIKNVVLVHGAFADGSGWRALYENLTRKGFHVSVVQNPLTSLEDDVAATRVVLDNQDGPVILVGHSWGGAVITEAGNHPKVASLVYVAAFQPDNGESALQWLQKAPPAPENGVLPPDSRGIVYYDKAKYHAGFCADIPKELADFMYASQGAFYAKGFTTPITHAAWRDKPAFACIATEDKSIAPEIQRAMYKRSNTKTTDVKGSHVIYMSQPQAVAAVIEEAAKVNVK, encoded by the coding sequence ATGAAAAATTTACTCAAAAAAGCGAAAAGAAATTGTCTTGTGTTTATCCTGATACTGTGTGTGAGCTTCCTGGGAGCTGTTAGTATACAGGCACAGCAAATCAAAAACGTAGTACTGGTACATGGAGCATTTGCAGATGGTTCTGGCTGGAGAGCGCTTTATGAAAACCTTACCAGGAAAGGGTTTCATGTTTCAGTGGTACAAAACCCGCTGACCTCCCTGGAAGATGATGTGGCTGCTACGAGGGTGGTATTGGATAATCAGGATGGACCGGTTATACTGGTAGGACATTCATGGGGAGGAGCTGTTATTACGGAAGCAGGGAATCATCCTAAAGTCGCCTCACTTGTTTATGTAGCGGCCTTCCAGCCCGACAATGGAGAGTCTGCTTTACAATGGCTGCAAAAGGCACCGCCAGCGCCCGAAAACGGTGTGCTGCCTCCGGATTCGAGAGGAATTGTTTACTACGACAAAGCCAAATACCATGCAGGATTCTGTGCAGATATTCCAAAGGAGCTCGCCGATTTTATGTATGCGTCACAGGGGGCTTTTTATGCGAAGGGATTCACCACACCGATCACCCATGCCGCCTGGAGGGATAAGCCGGCATTTGCATGCATCGCTACAGAAGATAAGAGCATTGCTCCGGAGATCCAGCGCGCCATGTACAAACGTTCCAATACAAAAACTACAGACGTCAAAGGGAGCCATGTGATCTATATGTCCCAGCCACAGGCTGTAGCAGCCGTGATTGAAGAGGCAGCAAAAGTGAACGTGAAATAA
- a CDS encoding RagB/SusD family nutrient uptake outer membrane protein, producing the protein MKKMVKQHIRTSGRCARCILFVVVLFLGSCTKFLEQPSPDEFKPSTVADLRKILRYEGYPDANRSFHPYMSLLDDDIKCMGPDEGSSCWRQGRPAFTWSKKMYREMRLNGDNDPDTYGKYYQRIKGCNVVLDNIQLVKGRQLEKDQLEGEALALRAYYYFMLVNLYGWPFNDLLHTPDRALGVPLILSGKVTDACLRRNTVLEVYNQVVSDITKGCLLLEKTDEHQNVFSMNKEAAWLLASRIFLYMENWDNVIVYDDKLLAERFQLENMRFWASMSFRDTADKSQECYINPFNKEILFLYGCVNEYSYLGLSKFSTTPRYCASDALNASYEPGDFRADVYLNAWKTSGEFSKVNYKARLGKSFRLPEAYLNRAEACVRKYMQRGDAGLLQKAVTDLNRLRQYRFSSKAFVPVAVAGYYNNPQQLLQLCLEERRRELCFEEQRWFDLRRQGMPAITHFYYTDEKKKPLAYQLPGKSNNYVLQIPDMAVVNNPLLEQNP; encoded by the coding sequence ATGAAAAAAATGGTAAAGCAACATATCAGAACAAGTGGCAGGTGTGCCAGGTGCATCCTGTTTGTGGTGGTGCTTTTTTTGGGCAGCTGCACCAAATTCCTGGAACAGCCTTCGCCGGATGAGTTCAAACCGTCTACAGTGGCGGATCTCCGGAAGATACTGCGGTACGAGGGATATCCGGATGCCAACCGCTCGTTTCATCCGTATATGAGTCTGCTGGATGATGACATCAAATGTATGGGGCCTGATGAAGGTTCCTCCTGCTGGCGGCAGGGAAGGCCTGCGTTTACGTGGAGTAAAAAAATGTACCGGGAGATGCGGCTGAATGGGGATAATGATCCGGATACTTATGGCAAATATTATCAAAGAATCAAAGGATGCAATGTAGTACTGGATAATATACAACTGGTGAAAGGGAGGCAGCTGGAGAAAGACCAGCTGGAAGGGGAGGCCCTGGCACTAAGGGCTTATTATTATTTTATGCTGGTAAACCTTTATGGATGGCCGTTTAATGACTTGCTTCATACACCTGACAGAGCATTGGGGGTACCGCTGATATTATCAGGTAAGGTAACGGATGCCTGCCTGCGCCGCAATACGGTATTGGAGGTGTACAATCAGGTTGTAAGTGATATTACAAAAGGATGTTTGCTGTTGGAAAAAACGGATGAGCATCAGAATGTTTTCAGTATGAACAAAGAAGCTGCCTGGCTGCTTGCCAGCCGTATATTTCTGTATATGGAAAACTGGGATAACGTGATTGTATATGATGATAAACTACTGGCGGAAAGGTTTCAGCTGGAAAATATGCGGTTCTGGGCTTCCATGTCTTTCAGGGATACAGCAGACAAATCGCAGGAATGTTACATCAATCCATTCAATAAGGAAATACTTTTTCTTTATGGTTGTGTAAATGAATACAGTTATCTCGGTTTGAGCAAATTCAGTACTACTCCCCGCTACTGTGCCTCTGATGCGCTGAATGCATCTTACGAGCCAGGGGATTTCCGTGCAGATGTTTATTTAAATGCCTGGAAAACCTCTGGCGAATTTTCAAAAGTAAATTATAAAGCACGGCTGGGTAAATCTTTCCGTTTACCGGAGGCCTATCTTAACAGGGCAGAAGCTTGTGTCAGAAAATATATGCAAAGGGGAGATGCGGGATTGTTGCAAAAAGCGGTAACAGATCTTAATCGTCTTCGCCAGTACCGGTTTTCAAGCAAGGCTTTTGTTCCAGTGGCTGTTGCAGGATATTACAATAATCCCCAACAGCTGTTACAGTTGTGCCTGGAAGAACGCAGACGGGAACTGTGTTTTGAGGAACAGCGCTGGTTTGATCTGCGCCGTCAGGGTATGCCGGCCATTACTCATTTTTATTATACGGATGAAAAAAAGAAGCCGCTTGCCTACCAGCTGCCAGGGAAAAGCAACAACTACGTACTCCAGATACCGGACATGGCGGTGGTGAATAATCCTTTGCTGGAACAAAACCCATGA
- a CDS encoding SusC/RagA family TonB-linked outer membrane protein yields MAVDPLYKEKFGTAVIYATGRKILHVQLPGRLLLRIGFVLYLCLCQVHAACSQDTPAKDFPLVTVDVENISFDELIQMLRKQVAFQFFYSSGQDKLPGPVSLHLKQVPLITVLDKVLPKYNWEYLVDKNIIIIRPVTDHKRSIGVGVIPVQVSGIVTDEQGQPVSYVSVVDTSTGKGALTDEYGRYKLETLSGITLLFSCLGFEGRKVQIKGDTVLLVQLKTYAQVVNEVIVTGYQRVKGWEMTGAVFKTKNEELRIPGINRIDQLLQGSIPGANVTMSSGGVGTAPKIRIRGTSTVLGNQEPLWVIDGIVSESPYPYKTENQTELMKATDRAAIEAGLSILGNCITGLNPDDIAEIVVLKDASATAIYGSRAANGVMVVTTKKGKRGPPQLNIRTDITVTDKPGYKNMNRMDASERISLSREIFDKGIIYPDDVLPSVGYEGALFRLLKNEISPETFQSEVAQLERNNTNWFNVLFRNALSINSYANISGGNNRISYFGSLGRTNENGNAIGNEMDRTSTRFKADIKLLKFADAGIYFSSSSYRTKGFFDGLNPFEYALNTNRVIKADEHYYASMGEAYAPADFVYGKPLLRFNFLDELAHSGNTNTCNSINVAVNLNVRFAQKFRWESVYAFEHDATSNRRWADERSFAAALLRKANYEDRFGADINILHTDVISKKSLTWRNTLHFYQASGKRQQHTISAMAGMEVRRNVYEGQSQSTAQPGCETDDGPVAVNSVFNFLSFYGSISYAYLQKYIVSVNTRTDASNRFAAGSPHRFNPIWSAGIRWNMKQEKWLEKTQWLDNLALRASFGYQGNTVESISPYLLATNVNPSFDPYTGQHYLGIRNLPYTDLRWEKTRSINTGIDVALFRNRLRITGDYYYKVTSDVIMKQRVPEEYGVSDSFINGGEILNKGWELALQWIAVNRKKLSWEVQVIVGKNNNLVMDTRANAKLASLVKGKAVVNGKPLGSLWSFPYAGLSPRDGQPLFRYLDIEKDTDRLLHGSPADYLVYSGSSEPVFSGGFHSTVRWSRFSLSTGFSVQLGYTVRLNPLMQAGSGGYYRPPAPDKNVSKELIARWQQCGDEKFTNVPSIYSFRYDPAEYSIGRYFGDLSLSKEGNTLYRYDLYNYSDLISVKGDHLRCNYITIGYQVDNKNIRWMKGVTGANVSVSVNNAFVIRDRRLKGQDPEIQSMSATENTAALPRYRSYVLSINLQL; encoded by the coding sequence TTGGCCGTTGACCCTCTATATAAGGAAAAATTTGGTACCGCAGTAATCTATGCCACTGGTAGAAAAATACTGCATGTCCAGTTGCCGGGCAGGTTATTGCTGCGGATAGGGTTTGTTTTGTACCTGTGCTTATGCCAGGTTCATGCTGCATGCTCGCAGGATACGCCGGCAAAGGACTTCCCACTGGTAACCGTAGACGTGGAAAATATCTCCTTTGATGAGCTGATACAAATGCTGAGGAAGCAGGTGGCCTTTCAGTTTTTTTATAGCAGCGGTCAGGATAAGTTGCCTGGCCCTGTCAGTCTCCATTTAAAACAGGTGCCGTTAATAACGGTACTGGATAAGGTATTACCGAAATACAACTGGGAATACCTGGTAGATAAGAACATTATTATTATCAGACCGGTAACTGACCATAAACGTAGTATAGGCGTCGGAGTTATACCTGTACAGGTATCGGGCATTGTAACTGACGAACAGGGACAGCCGGTGAGTTATGTCAGCGTAGTGGATACCAGCACCGGTAAAGGCGCCCTGACAGATGAATACGGAAGGTATAAGCTGGAGACACTGTCCGGCATAACATTGTTGTTTTCCTGCCTGGGCTTTGAAGGCAGGAAAGTACAGATAAAGGGAGATACTGTCCTCCTGGTGCAATTAAAGACATATGCGCAGGTGGTAAATGAAGTGATTGTCACCGGTTATCAACGGGTAAAAGGGTGGGAGATGACGGGTGCTGTTTTTAAAACAAAAAACGAAGAACTGCGTATACCGGGCATTAACAGGATAGATCAGCTCCTGCAGGGGAGTATCCCCGGGGCAAACGTAACGATGTCATCCGGCGGGGTAGGTACAGCCCCTAAAATACGTATCCGCGGCACTTCTACCGTGTTGGGTAACCAGGAGCCTTTATGGGTAATAGATGGTATTGTGAGCGAATCTCCTTATCCATATAAAACGGAGAATCAGACAGAGCTCATGAAAGCCACAGACAGGGCTGCCATAGAAGCTGGTCTCAGCATATTGGGCAACTGTATCACCGGGCTCAATCCGGATGATATAGCGGAGATCGTTGTGCTAAAAGATGCGTCGGCCACGGCTATTTACGGCTCAAGGGCCGCCAACGGTGTGATGGTGGTTACTACCAAAAAAGGAAAAAGAGGTCCTCCGCAATTGAATATCCGGACCGATATAACGGTAACGGATAAACCCGGTTATAAAAACATGAACCGGATGGATGCCTCAGAAAGAATATCTCTCTCCAGAGAAATTTTTGACAAAGGCATCATCTACCCGGATGACGTGTTGCCATCTGTAGGTTACGAAGGGGCCCTCTTCCGCTTGCTCAAAAATGAAATCAGCCCGGAGACCTTCCAGTCGGAAGTAGCACAACTGGAACGGAATAATACAAATTGGTTCAACGTACTATTCAGAAATGCACTTTCCATTAATTCCTATGCAAACATAAGTGGGGGGAACAACCGTATCAGCTACTTTGGCTCACTGGGACGTACCAACGAAAATGGCAATGCCATCGGGAATGAAATGGACCGGACCAGTACACGCTTCAAAGCGGATATCAAACTGCTGAAATTCGCCGATGCAGGGATTTATTTCAGCAGTTCCTCCTACCGTACAAAGGGCTTTTTTGATGGCCTCAACCCATTTGAATATGCCTTGAATACAAACCGGGTGATTAAGGCAGATGAACATTATTACGCCAGTATGGGCGAGGCCTATGCTCCGGCGGATTTCGTATATGGCAAACCGTTACTACGCTTTAATTTTCTGGATGAACTGGCCCATTCCGGGAATACCAATACCTGCAATTCTATCAATGTGGCTGTTAACCTGAATGTCAGGTTTGCACAAAAATTCCGCTGGGAGTCTGTATATGCTTTTGAGCATGATGCCACCAGCAACAGGCGTTGGGCAGATGAACGATCATTTGCTGCTGCTCTTTTACGTAAAGCAAATTACGAGGATAGGTTTGGCGCGGATATTAATATTCTTCATACTGATGTCATTAGTAAAAAAAGTCTGACCTGGCGTAACACGTTGCATTTTTACCAGGCATCCGGTAAACGGCAGCAACATACTATCAGCGCTATGGCTGGTATGGAAGTACGCCGGAATGTATACGAAGGACAATCCCAAAGTACAGCCCAGCCAGGCTGCGAAACAGATGACGGGCCCGTTGCTGTCAACTCCGTCTTTAATTTTTTATCTTTTTATGGCAGCATTTCCTATGCTTATCTGCAAAAATATATTGTCAGTGTAAATACACGCACGGATGCTTCCAATCGTTTTGCAGCCGGCTCTCCTCACCGGTTTAATCCTATATGGTCTGCAGGTATCCGCTGGAATATGAAACAAGAGAAATGGCTGGAAAAAACACAGTGGCTCGACAACCTGGCGCTGCGGGCTTCTTTCGGGTATCAGGGTAATACGGTAGAATCGATATCTCCTTATTTGCTGGCCACCAATGTGAACCCGTCTTTTGATCCATATACCGGTCAGCATTATCTGGGCATCCGGAATTTACCCTATACCGATCTCCGCTGGGAAAAAACAAGAAGTATCAATACCGGTATAGATGTGGCGCTCTTCCGCAACCGCCTCCGGATAACAGGCGACTATTATTACAAGGTAACTTCTGATGTGATCATGAAACAGCGCGTACCGGAAGAATACGGGGTTTCCGATTCGTTTATAAATGGTGGGGAAATATTGAATAAGGGATGGGAGCTGGCGTTGCAATGGATCGCTGTTAACAGGAAAAAATTGAGTTGGGAGGTGCAGGTGATAGTGGGGAAAAACAATAACCTGGTGATGGATACACGCGCCAATGCAAAGCTGGCTTCACTAGTAAAAGGCAAGGCCGTCGTTAATGGGAAACCTTTGGGCAGCCTGTGGTCTTTCCCTTATGCGGGCCTTTCTCCCAGAGATGGCCAGCCACTATTCAGATACCTTGACATAGAAAAAGATACCGATCGTTTACTGCATGGTAGCCCTGCTGATTATCTGGTATACAGTGGTAGCAGCGAACCGGTTTTTTCAGGAGGATTTCATTCAACAGTACGATGGAGCCGCTTTTCCTTGTCCACCGGTTTTAGTGTACAGCTGGGATATACTGTGCGTCTGAATCCGTTGATGCAGGCAGGTTCAGGAGGTTATTACCGGCCACCTGCCCCCGATAAAAATGTAAGTAAAGAATTGATTGCGCGATGGCAGCAATGCGGGGATGAAAAATTTACCAACGTCCCTTCTATTTACTCTTTCAGGTATGATCCTGCTGAATATTCTATTGGCAGGTATTTTGGAGACCTTTCCCTGAGTAAAGAAGGTAATACTTTATACCGCTATGATCTGTATAATTATAGCGACCTGATATCCGTGAAGGGTGACCATCTGCGTTGTAACTACATCACAATAGGATATCAGGTGGATAACAAAAATATCAGATGGATGAAAGGAGTCACCGGCGCCAATGTTTCGGTGAGCGTTAATAATGCTTTTGTGATAAGAGATAGAAGACTGAAAGGACAGGACCCGGAGATACAAAGTATGTCTGCTACAGAGAATACAGCTGCACTGCCCCGCTACAGGAGTTATGTGCTGAGTATAAATCTGCAGCTATAA